From the genome of Devriesea agamarum, one region includes:
- a CDS encoding transglycosylase domain-containing protein — MSASRQPNRRASRASGSQSSRHSSRTAPRESGAAAPAARGRGSRGERPKKNLLNYPRAGKKNPWRWLPSWRLIFTACVLGVLAVAGLFTYLYVSVTVPKPTDIALAQTSTVYYADGTTKMGTFSEVNRTIIPDSDIPQSVKNAIVASEDSTFYENRGISPKGILRALVNNLSGGARQGASTITQQYVENYYSDKKTTTYWGKAKEAMMAIKADQQLSKDEILSRYLNTIYFGRGAYGIQQAAQVYFGKDAKNLDDSEAAMLIGIIPAPSVYDPAKNPSKAKQRWERVINREVNETKVLSPEKAKTLTFPATIPVKSENTFAGTRGYLLASIRKELAAKGIPEDELNTGGFKIVSTIDQNAQDAATKAVGDLPYDRPKLNHVGTITIDPKTGAIVSMYGGADYLTQPRNDATQSRMQAGSIFKLFTLVAALKQGVSLDSMWPGNGPQEFNGWKVSNFDKAQYGYRISLLRALEKSSNTAFAALNLKVGPDATRRVAIDLGLSEKTPGLNSEPTNVLGTASPTVEEMAEAYATIASGGIHRDPHIVVSVTNPDGSVRYKFKDDGKRVIDEGVATNAMVALQGPTSSGGTANYIAKNFKRPVAGKTGTSDSFRSAWFVGFTPQYVTAVGMYQPTPDGKGEATLTPFGGFKSITGGTLPPQIWVEIMDSVLKGQPVEDFPDRVYGGSQSKDRSSEPTAPRSQSPTSTPSESVRPTTPEPTDEVEPVHPTDTPTRKPVRPTIPSVTPSRPAVQPTERPEPLDNDHRPVYRGDDGDD, encoded by the coding sequence GTGAGCGCATCCCGCCAACCGAACCGTCGTGCGTCCCGAGCTTCGGGTTCCCAATCCTCGCGCCATTCCTCCCGAACCGCGCCTCGTGAGAGTGGCGCAGCAGCGCCTGCCGCTCGGGGGCGAGGCAGCCGGGGGGAGCGCCCGAAGAAGAACCTTCTGAACTATCCGCGGGCGGGCAAGAAGAACCCGTGGCGCTGGTTGCCGTCGTGGCGTCTGATCTTTACCGCCTGTGTGCTCGGGGTTCTTGCGGTGGCCGGGCTGTTTACCTACCTGTATGTTTCGGTGACCGTGCCGAAGCCAACGGATATTGCGCTCGCACAGACCTCGACCGTCTACTACGCGGATGGCACCACCAAGATGGGGACATTCAGCGAGGTCAACCGGACGATCATTCCGGACTCCGACATCCCGCAGAGCGTGAAGAACGCTATCGTCGCCTCCGAAGACTCCACCTTTTATGAAAACCGTGGCATTTCCCCGAAGGGTATTTTGCGTGCCCTGGTGAATAACCTGTCCGGTGGGGCCAGACAGGGTGCGTCCACGATCACCCAGCAGTACGTCGAGAATTACTACAGCGACAAAAAAACCACGACCTACTGGGGTAAAGCCAAAGAAGCCATGATGGCGATCAAGGCCGACCAGCAGTTGTCCAAGGATGAAATCCTGTCGCGCTACTTGAATACGATCTACTTTGGCCGAGGTGCCTACGGTATTCAGCAGGCAGCGCAGGTGTATTTCGGTAAAGACGCGAAGAATCTGGACGACTCCGAAGCTGCCATGCTGATCGGTATCATTCCGGCTCCATCCGTCTACGACCCGGCGAAAAACCCGTCTAAAGCTAAGCAGCGGTGGGAACGGGTGATTAACCGTGAGGTGAATGAGACCAAGGTGCTCAGCCCTGAAAAGGCGAAGACCTTGACCTTCCCAGCCACGATCCCGGTGAAATCAGAGAACACTTTTGCCGGAACCCGCGGCTATCTGCTGGCGAGTATCCGTAAAGAACTCGCCGCGAAGGGCATTCCTGAGGATGAGCTCAACACCGGAGGGTTCAAGATCGTCTCAACGATCGACCAAAATGCGCAGGATGCCGCGACCAAAGCGGTGGGCGACCTGCCCTATGACCGACCCAAACTCAACCACGTCGGCACCATCACCATTGATCCGAAGACCGGCGCGATTGTGTCCATGTATGGCGGGGCTGACTATCTGACCCAGCCACGCAACGATGCCACTCAGTCCCGGATGCAGGCAGGGTCGATCTTTAAACTGTTTACGCTGGTTGCAGCCCTGAAACAGGGAGTTTCCCTGGACTCTATGTGGCCGGGTAACGGTCCGCAGGAGTTCAATGGTTGGAAGGTCAGTAACTTCGACAAAGCCCAGTACGGCTACCGGATTAGCTTGCTGCGCGCCCTCGAAAAGTCATCGAATACGGCGTTTGCGGCCCTGAACTTGAAGGTTGGGCCCGACGCCACCCGGCGTGTAGCCATCGACCTGGGACTTTCGGAGAAGACCCCCGGTTTGAACTCTGAACCCACCAACGTGCTCGGTACCGCCTCGCCCACGGTGGAGGAAATGGCTGAGGCGTACGCGACTATTGCCTCCGGCGGAATCCATCGAGACCCCCACATCGTGGTCTCGGTGACCAACCCCGACGGCTCGGTTCGGTACAAGTTTAAAGATGATGGCAAGCGGGTTATCGACGAAGGTGTAGCCACTAATGCGATGGTCGCGTTGCAGGGCCCCACATCGTCGGGCGGTACCGCAAACTACATCGCCAAGAATTTCAAGCGCCCGGTAGCGGGTAAGACCGGTACCTCTGATTCATTCCGCTCAGCCTGGTTTGTTGGCTTCACCCCGCAGTATGTGACCGCGGTTGGCATGTACCAGCCCACTCCCGACGGCAAGGGCGAAGCAACTCTGACCCCGTTTGGTGGATTTAAGTCCATCACCGGTGGCACGCTGCCCCCGCAGATCTGGGTCGAAATCATGGATTCGGTTCTGAAGGGTCAACCGGTGGAAGACTTCCCGGACCGGGTCTACGGCGGGTCGCAGTCTAAGGACCGCTCGAGTGAGCCCACAGCTCCGCGCTCTCAATCGCCCACCTCCACGCCCAGTGAGAGTGTGCGTCCGACCACCCCGGAGCCAACGGACGAGGTGGAGCCGGTGCATCCGACGGACACCCCGACTCGAAAGCCTGTGCGGCCCACGATTCCCAGCGTGACGCCGTCGCGTCCAGCGGTGCAGCCGACCGAACGACCGGAGCCCTTAGATAACGATCATCGCCCTGTTTATCGCGGTGACGATGGTGATGATTGA
- a CDS encoding MFS transporter, translated as MAREFRTGPRGVAGVGVFFISNGAVFAGLLPWYPLMMQRLELSAWQFGLIVASFVIGAIVSSVLPSRLIARFRAVPVAVGGTLMLAVIAICGTTIEDVANNWSAIAAVQISHLPAASAGIAFSVVISSQCLGRFSGDALIQKRGRTWVARLGGTLIILGGIAILTAHEPIQLLAGLAAVGYGSATLVPSALGAAARIPGVSQAAGVTLVNWIMRVGFLVTSPLVGFITTETSLRWGLSTLLLVGITALALASKLSPQENTKSPVRSGN; from the coding sequence ATGGCACGAGAATTCAGGACCGGACCGCGAGGCGTTGCAGGCGTCGGAGTCTTCTTCATCAGCAACGGCGCAGTCTTCGCTGGCCTGCTGCCCTGGTACCCGCTTATGATGCAACGCCTAGAACTGAGCGCCTGGCAATTCGGTCTTATCGTCGCGTCGTTTGTAATCGGGGCCATCGTCTCCTCCGTCCTGCCATCGCGCCTCATCGCACGCTTCCGCGCGGTGCCGGTGGCAGTTGGAGGCACCCTAATGCTCGCCGTCATCGCCATCTGCGGAACCACCATCGAAGACGTGGCAAACAACTGGTCGGCCATCGCCGCCGTTCAGATCAGCCATCTACCCGCGGCAAGTGCCGGTATCGCATTCAGCGTCGTCATCAGCAGCCAATGCCTCGGACGCTTCAGCGGCGATGCCCTCATCCAGAAGCGAGGACGGACCTGGGTTGCGCGCCTCGGCGGAACCCTCATCATTCTCGGCGGAATCGCCATCCTCACGGCACACGAGCCCATTCAACTTCTCGCTGGACTGGCTGCGGTCGGGTACGGTTCAGCAACCCTGGTACCCAGTGCCCTGGGGGCCGCCGCGCGGATCCCAGGCGTGAGCCAAGCCGCTGGCGTCACCCTCGTGAACTGGATTATGCGAGTCGGGTTTCTCGTCACAAGCCCCCTGGTCGGTTTTATCACCACCGAAACAAGCCTACGGTGGGGGCTATCCACCCTTCTGCTGGTCGGCATCACCGCACTCGCGCTCGCCAGCAAACTCAGTCCACAGGAGAATACGAAAAGCCCGGTTCGCAGCGGGAACTAA
- the rpsR gene encoding 30S ribosomal protein S18, with product MAKPVLRKPKKKQNPLKAAGIETVDYKDAAMLRKFISDRGKIRARRVTGVTVQEQRKIAKAVKNAREIALLPYSTSGR from the coding sequence ATGGCCAAGCCTGTTCTTCGCAAGCCGAAGAAGAAGCAGAACCCGCTCAAGGCCGCGGGCATTGAGACGGTCGATTACAAAGACGCCGCCATGCTGCGGAAGTTCATCTCCGACCGCGGCAAGATCCGTGCCCGTCGGGTGACTGGCGTCACTGTCCAGGAGCAGCGCAAGATTGCGAAGGCCGTGAAGAACGCCCGCGAAATCGCCCTGCTGCCGTACTCCACGTCCGGCCGCTGA
- the rpsF gene encoding 30S ribosomal protein S6, which translates to MRKYEMVVILDSDVDERTVQGSFEKLVQVIPQHGGTVDNIDVWGKRKFAYEINKKTEGIYIVLNFTADSATAQELDRQLGLNETVVRTKLMRVDAA; encoded by the coding sequence ATGCGCAAGTACGAAATGGTCGTCATCCTCGATTCGGATGTTGACGAACGTACCGTGCAGGGCTCCTTCGAGAAGCTCGTGCAGGTCATTCCGCAGCACGGCGGGACCGTCGACAACATTGACGTGTGGGGCAAGCGCAAGTTCGCCTACGAAATCAACAAGAAGACTGAGGGCATCTACATCGTCCTCAACTTCACCGCGGACTCTGCGACGGCACAGGAGCTGGATCGTCAGCTCGGCCTGAACGAGACCGTTGTCCGCACCAAGCTCATGCGGGTTGACGCAGCCTGA
- the rplI gene encoding 50S ribosomal protein L9, which translates to MTTKLILTHEVSGLGAAGDVIDVKDGYARNYLLPRNLATPWTKGAERQLEQIRAARSKRAIENLEEAQALRDLLQTKPVVVAERSGENGRLFGAVTQADVAEAVKTAFAKDIDKRKIEFPTPIKALGEHVATVRLHQDVYANLTIQVVTAKGRKA; encoded by the coding sequence ATGACTACGAAGCTCATCCTCACCCATGAGGTGTCCGGGCTCGGTGCCGCCGGTGACGTCATTGACGTCAAGGACGGTTACGCCCGCAACTACCTGCTGCCTCGCAACCTCGCCACCCCGTGGACGAAGGGCGCCGAGCGTCAGCTCGAGCAGATCCGCGCCGCTCGCAGCAAGCGCGCGATCGAGAACTTGGAAGAGGCGCAGGCACTGCGCGATCTTCTCCAGACCAAGCCGGTCGTCGTGGCCGAGCGGTCCGGCGAGAATGGTCGTCTGTTCGGCGCTGTTACCCAGGCCGATGTGGCTGAGGCGGTGAAGACGGCCTTCGCTAAGGACATCGACAAGCGCAAGATCGAATTCCCGACCCCGATCAAGGCGCTGGGCGAGCACGTGGCGACGGTGCGTTTGCACCAGGACGTCTACGCGAATCTGACGATTCAGGTTGTGACCGCTAAGGGGCGCAAGGCCTGA
- a CDS encoding MFS transporter, which yields MTSSPSTIQVSKTSVKAQQSSPFADAFRQSRSVWAIAFAAAVSFMGIGLVDPILPALSKDLGATPAQAMLLFTSYLFITAIAMFFTSWVASKLGTRTTLLIGLGFVVVFAGLAALSGSVGQIIGLRAGWGLGNALFISTALSAIVGASGGSAASAIVLYEAALGVGMAFGPLIGGLLGQVSWRGPFAGTAILMGIAVIALITLLRPGAERPTPVHWGAALSALKVPALRTLAVTAVFYNFGFFTLLAYSPFPLEEAAERAGLNFGALGLGFVFFGWGLGLALTSVLIAPILTRQIGLLPTLVGSLIALTVLLVLLGIFHHDLATLIICIVIAGFVLGLMNTALTEAVMEATDLPRGVASSAYSGVRFLGGAIAPAIAGPIAGALGASIPYYVGAAALVVSILALLGGRKHLTRVHQQLHLSARDEAEAIATGDEI from the coding sequence ATGACCAGCTCCCCATCCACCATCCAGGTATCGAAAACTAGCGTCAAAGCACAGCAAAGCAGCCCCTTCGCAGACGCCTTCCGCCAATCCCGCTCCGTTTGGGCTATCGCTTTCGCCGCAGCCGTGTCGTTTATGGGAATTGGGCTCGTCGATCCGATCCTGCCCGCGCTCAGCAAAGATCTCGGTGCCACCCCGGCCCAAGCCATGCTGCTGTTCACCAGCTATCTGTTCATCACAGCCATCGCAATGTTCTTCACGTCCTGGGTTGCATCAAAACTCGGAACCCGCACAACGCTGCTGATCGGACTGGGTTTTGTGGTCGTGTTTGCGGGTCTGGCCGCACTGTCTGGAAGCGTCGGACAGATCATCGGCCTGCGCGCCGGATGGGGACTCGGCAACGCACTGTTTATTTCGACAGCCCTCTCGGCCATCGTGGGCGCCAGCGGTGGTTCCGCGGCCAGCGCCATCGTGCTGTATGAGGCAGCCTTGGGTGTCGGCATGGCGTTTGGCCCGCTGATCGGCGGACTCCTCGGTCAGGTGTCCTGGCGTGGCCCCTTCGCCGGAACCGCCATCTTGATGGGGATCGCCGTGATCGCGCTGATCACCCTGCTTCGGCCCGGTGCCGAGCGTCCCACCCCCGTCCACTGGGGCGCCGCGCTCAGCGCTCTCAAAGTTCCTGCTCTGCGCACACTTGCGGTGACCGCAGTGTTTTATAACTTCGGGTTTTTCACGCTGCTCGCATATTCTCCATTCCCCTTGGAAGAAGCCGCTGAGCGCGCAGGCCTGAACTTCGGTGCGCTCGGCTTAGGGTTCGTGTTCTTCGGCTGGGGTCTTGGGTTAGCGTTGACATCCGTTCTGATCGCGCCGATTTTGACCCGTCAGATCGGCTTACTTCCCACCCTGGTTGGCAGCCTGATCGCTCTCACGGTTCTGCTGGTTCTGCTCGGGATTTTCCACCACGACCTCGCCACCTTGATCATCTGTATTGTGATCGCCGGATTCGTGCTCGGCCTGATGAACACGGCACTAACCGAGGCCGTCATGGAAGCGACGGATCTTCCCCGCGGGGTCGCCAGCTCTGCATATTCAGGGGTGCGGTTCTTAGGCGGGGCCATCGCACCAGCCATCGCAGGGCCAATCGCCGGGGCGCTCGGGGCCTCTATTCCGTATTACGTGGGCGCCGCTGCGCTCGTGGTCTCGATCCTTGCCCTGCTTGGCGGACGTAAACATCTCACCCGCGTCCATCAGCAGCTGCACCTCAGCGCCCGCGACGAAGCTGAGGCTATCGCCACCGGGGATGAAATCTGA
- a CDS encoding DUF6049 family protein produces MPSHPTSSAPTLPDAVIRPRRFHGGTVAAFRSSVAGRILVGLLALVLALVLALLIAAPAQSSPPPVTVRLNQLGPDVVRPGSTVQASITVTNNGATPITNPVLEMHVSSSRVTDRAMLAEWSRRTPDEPLGRLVASTGLNASGVSAPSAATIAPGANATLTVSAPADSLQLSSEMALWGPRRVALVVRDGASNPVAVVRTFMIWVPSADAAPPGAVDYSVLVPIAAQDPAASVATPQAFNASATSGRLQHIVQIAKRVGVDWWLDPSLLSPPPATPATEEKSTQQPKPQPTPPSGGTAPPSTNPEENSGAKPSDSATPAPTASANPQPPSASQPAQSAPSDGASGNPSAPSASPTPSPTATSTPPTDDETKAKTPAHIIAQTLREHASDHTVLAMPYARTDIASVARAGAHDVRTAALDKTKETLTAAGIDSAGIAVGLAPESASVSSARQESSAGAQILLAPSATVLRKPDAEYLPSMVGRLSSGDKTANETGPIVIAPDSTLSEQFGNLASTVPDDAAILSQRMLAETAVLAGARDGKPAAHIVIALPTDTDPNPATVNALLNRLTGTQWARSKPLSTLLDQAGSTEKTAAHDNGATVPQNTSAPGLGPVTELHAAVSHDGEWDIAQHSDEPAYLPPAVVESVNDQWTRLGNLASALEKPEVLDGLRLEAFAAVSTPLRGHPKETAQAGGALASQVNATLSKVQVVAASSYNLVSSSAGIPVTISNDLPSAVSVRPQLSPDRPLIRIGEDVPLAKIPAHGRGTVTVPVEAIANGKVTLTVQLLTAKGTPISATGGTPLSVNANWENATTLIVVVAMGLLVVVGVLRARHTGSDKRVPGEVGPEPPLPGLEEERAADQERIQHRSDGKHSADS; encoded by the coding sequence ATGCCGAGTCACCCGACGTCCAGCGCTCCGACTCTGCCGGACGCCGTGATCCGGCCGCGTCGATTCCACGGAGGCACCGTGGCTGCCTTCCGTTCGTCCGTTGCGGGACGGATACTCGTCGGCCTTCTCGCCCTCGTGCTCGCCCTCGTGCTCGCCCTCCTGATCGCGGCACCGGCCCAGTCTAGCCCGCCTCCCGTCACCGTTCGCCTGAACCAGCTGGGTCCCGATGTGGTCCGGCCCGGTTCCACGGTGCAGGCGAGCATCACGGTCACAAACAACGGCGCGACGCCGATCACGAACCCCGTCCTAGAAATGCACGTGAGTTCCTCGCGGGTCACAGATCGCGCCATGCTGGCCGAGTGGTCGCGAAGAACCCCTGACGAGCCACTGGGCCGGCTCGTTGCCAGCACCGGTCTCAATGCAAGCGGGGTCTCTGCGCCCTCAGCAGCCACGATTGCACCGGGAGCCAACGCCACGCTGACCGTCAGCGCCCCGGCGGATTCCTTACAACTGTCGTCCGAAATGGCGCTGTGGGGGCCACGTCGAGTCGCACTGGTGGTACGAGATGGAGCCAGTAACCCGGTGGCGGTGGTGCGGACTTTCATGATCTGGGTCCCCAGCGCTGACGCCGCACCGCCCGGCGCTGTGGATTATTCGGTGCTCGTGCCCATTGCCGCCCAGGATCCCGCGGCCTCGGTGGCCACACCTCAGGCGTTCAATGCGTCGGCCACCTCAGGGCGGCTTCAGCACATCGTCCAAATAGCTAAACGGGTCGGTGTGGACTGGTGGCTGGACCCATCGCTGCTCTCACCGCCACCCGCCACGCCCGCAACAGAGGAAAAATCCACTCAGCAGCCGAAACCTCAGCCCACGCCACCGTCCGGGGGGACCGCCCCGCCATCCACAAACCCGGAGGAGAACTCTGGGGCTAAGCCGTCAGACTCGGCCACTCCCGCTCCCACTGCGAGCGCGAACCCGCAGCCCCCCTCAGCGTCGCAACCTGCCCAGTCGGCCCCTTCCGATGGTGCATCGGGTAACCCATCCGCTCCCAGCGCATCCCCCACACCGAGCCCCACAGCCACCTCCACGCCGCCAACAGATGATGAAACAAAGGCAAAAACCCCTGCCCACATCATTGCTCAGACCCTGCGCGAACACGCCAGCGATCACACCGTGCTGGCCATGCCATATGCCCGCACGGATATCGCCTCAGTTGCCCGGGCCGGTGCCCACGACGTGCGCACGGCAGCTCTGGATAAAACCAAGGAAACTCTCACCGCAGCCGGAATCGACAGCGCCGGAATAGCCGTCGGGCTAGCACCTGAGAGCGCCTCTGTCTCCAGCGCCCGTCAGGAGTCCTCAGCAGGGGCGCAGATTCTCCTGGCACCATCCGCGACCGTGCTACGCAAGCCCGACGCTGAATATCTGCCCTCGATGGTGGGCCGGTTGAGCTCCGGAGACAAAACGGCGAACGAAACGGGTCCCATTGTCATTGCACCGGATTCCACGCTGTCAGAACAGTTCGGGAATCTGGCCAGCACCGTCCCGGATGATGCCGCCATCCTTTCGCAGCGCATGCTCGCCGAAACCGCTGTGCTCGCGGGAGCCCGCGACGGTAAACCGGCGGCCCATATTGTGATCGCTTTGCCCACCGATACCGATCCCAACCCAGCGACGGTTAACGCCCTGCTCAATAGGCTGACCGGCACTCAATGGGCGAGGTCAAAGCCGCTATCGACACTGCTCGACCAGGCTGGTTCAACAGAAAAAACGGCTGCACACGACAACGGTGCCACCGTTCCCCAAAACACCAGCGCGCCGGGTCTGGGACCCGTGACCGAGCTGCACGCGGCGGTCTCTCACGACGGGGAGTGGGATATTGCCCAGCATTCGGATGAACCCGCCTATCTGCCACCCGCGGTTGTGGAATCGGTCAACGACCAGTGGACGCGCCTTGGCAACCTCGCCTCCGCCTTGGAGAAACCCGAGGTCCTCGATGGATTGCGGCTTGAGGCCTTCGCTGCCGTGTCTACACCGTTGCGCGGTCACCCCAAGGAAACTGCCCAGGCTGGTGGTGCTTTGGCCTCTCAGGTCAATGCAACCCTCAGCAAAGTCCAGGTGGTTGCCGCATCCAGCTATAACCTCGTCTCGAGTTCAGCGGGCATTCCCGTCACTATTTCTAACGACCTCCCGAGCGCCGTATCGGTTCGCCCGCAACTGTCACCTGATCGTCCTTTGATCCGTATCGGTGAGGACGTGCCACTCGCTAAGATCCCTGCGCACGGGCGAGGCACAGTCACGGTACCGGTCGAAGCGATTGCCAACGGCAAAGTCACCCTGACGGTGCAGCTGCTCACCGCGAAGGGCACACCCATTTCCGCCACCGGGGGCACCCCGTTGAGTGTGAACGCCAACTGGGAAAACGCCACCACGCTGATCGTCGTGGTTGCGATGGGCCTGCTGGTGGTGGTTGGCGTGCTGAGAGCTCGACATACCGGCAGTGATAAGCGTGTTCCTGGGGAGGTGGGCCCTGAACCTCCGTTGCCGGGTCTCGAAGAGGAACGGGCCGCAGATCAGGAACGTATACAGCATCGGTCCGATGGAAAACACTCGGCGGACTCATGA
- a CDS encoding single-stranded DNA-binding protein → MAGETVITVIGNLTADPELRFTQSGVAVASFTVASTPRTFDRQSGEWKDGEALFLRCSIWRDAAENVAESLEKGTRVIVQGRLKQRSYTDREGNNRTSVELDVDEVGPCLRYATAKPVKVQRGGGGFGGNQGHQGAGFAGGQNAGGFAGDAGSGGFGQPQAAPRQGGYQAQPQSAPYANDPWAGGGNSYDDPPF, encoded by the coding sequence ATGGCAGGCGAGACCGTCATCACCGTGATCGGTAACCTGACCGCTGACCCCGAACTGAGGTTTACCCAGTCGGGCGTGGCGGTTGCGTCGTTCACAGTGGCGTCTACCCCGCGCACTTTTGACCGCCAGTCCGGCGAGTGGAAAGACGGCGAGGCTCTGTTCCTGCGCTGTTCCATCTGGCGCGATGCGGCTGAGAACGTCGCGGAATCGCTGGAGAAGGGCACCCGCGTGATCGTCCAAGGTCGGCTGAAGCAGCGGTCCTACACCGACCGCGAGGGCAACAACCGTACCTCGGTCGAACTGGACGTTGACGAAGTAGGCCCCTGCCTGCGCTATGCCACGGCGAAGCCGGTCAAGGTGCAGCGCGGAGGCGGTGGCTTCGGCGGCAACCAGGGTCACCAGGGCGCAGGTTTTGCCGGCGGTCAGAACGCTGGAGGATTCGCAGGCGATGCGGGTTCGGGTGGCTTCGGCCAGCCTCAGGCAGCCCCCCGTCAGGGTGGGTACCAGGCTCAGCCGCAGAGCGCTCCGTACGCCAATGATCCGTGGGCCGGCGGAGGTAACTCCTACGACGACCCGCCGTTCTGA
- a CDS encoding CCA tRNA nucleotidyltransferase: MHNASNGVRQTRETGCETASAETARVREEVARKRAEVMFHALPPEIHELGRLFADHGHELALVGGPVRDAVLGRSSADLDFTTSARPEQTEDILRGWSSAIWDMGRDFGTIGAARGDLKVEITTYRTEQYDATSRKPVVAYGDSLEGDLSRRDFTVNSMAVRLPTLEFVDPFDGLGDLARGLLRTPVDPRQSFDDDPLRMMRAVRFVSQLDMSIAPETAAAIDDMAARIEIVSAERVRDELVKLMLGGKPRRGLELMTDLGLAQYVLPELPGMRLTIDEHHRHKDVYQHSLTVLDQAIDLESPAGSGGPCESPDLILRLAALMHDVGKPATRRFEAGGVVTFRFHEVVGAKMTAKRMKALAFDKDTTKKVSRLVELHLRFHGYGDGAWTDSAVRRYVTDAGDLLQHLHRLTRADCTTRNKRKAQGLSRAYDNLEQRIEELAAREEIAKIRPDLDGRDIMEILGIGPGRDVGQAYRYLLDHRMEHGPSSREEAKALLLQWWNNRM; the protein is encoded by the coding sequence ATGCATAATGCCTCCAATGGTGTGCGTCAGACTCGTGAAACGGGTTGTGAGACAGCTTCTGCTGAGACCGCGCGCGTGCGCGAAGAGGTCGCGCGTAAGCGTGCTGAGGTGATGTTTCACGCTCTGCCGCCGGAGATCCACGAACTGGGGCGTCTGTTTGCCGATCACGGGCATGAACTCGCATTGGTTGGTGGTCCGGTGCGCGATGCGGTGCTGGGGCGTTCGAGCGCCGATCTGGACTTTACGACATCGGCCAGACCGGAGCAGACCGAGGATATTTTGCGCGGATGGTCGTCGGCGATCTGGGATATGGGTCGCGATTTTGGCACTATCGGGGCTGCTCGCGGGGACCTCAAAGTGGAGATCACCACGTACCGCACAGAACAGTATGACGCCACGTCCCGCAAGCCTGTGGTCGCCTACGGAGACAGTCTGGAAGGGGACCTGTCCCGGCGCGATTTCACGGTGAACTCGATGGCTGTCCGGCTGCCCACACTCGAATTCGTGGATCCGTTCGACGGTCTCGGCGATCTGGCCCGGGGACTTTTGCGCACCCCGGTAGATCCTCGGCAGTCTTTCGACGATGATCCGTTGCGCATGATGCGCGCCGTCCGGTTTGTCTCGCAGCTGGATATGTCGATTGCACCCGAGACGGCGGCGGCGATTGACGATATGGCTGCCCGGATCGAGATTGTGTCGGCTGAACGGGTGCGCGATGAGCTGGTCAAGCTGATGCTTGGCGGTAAGCCGCGGCGTGGGTTGGAGCTGATGACGGATCTCGGTCTGGCGCAGTATGTGTTGCCGGAACTTCCCGGGATGCGGTTAACCATTGATGAGCACCATCGCCACAAGGACGTCTACCAGCATTCGTTGACTGTGCTGGATCAGGCCATAGATCTGGAGTCGCCGGCGGGGTCCGGGGGGCCGTGTGAGTCTCCGGATCTGATTCTGCGTCTGGCTGCGCTGATGCATGATGTGGGTAAACCGGCCACGCGGCGGTTTGAGGCGGGCGGTGTGGTCACCTTCCGTTTCCACGAGGTGGTGGGTGCCAAGATGACGGCGAAGCGAATGAAGGCGCTCGCATTTGATAAGGACACCACGAAGAAAGTCTCGCGACTGGTGGAACTGCATCTTCGGTTCCACGGGTATGGGGATGGTGCGTGGACCGATTCGGCGGTTCGCAGGTATGTCACCGACGCTGGCGATTTGCTTCAGCATCTGCACCGGTTGACTCGGGCGGACTGCACCACGCGGAATAAACGCAAAGCTCAGGGGCTCTCTCGTGCCTATGACAATTTGGAACAGCGCATTGAAGAGCTTGCCGCGCGTGAAGAGATAGCTAAAATTCGTCCGGATCTTGACGGGCGCGACATTATGGAGATTCTGGGGATCGGTCCGGGCCGTGACGTGGGCCAGGCCTACCGTTATCTGCTTGATCACCGGATGGAACACGGCCCGAGTTCGCGCGAGGAGGCTAAGGCTTTGTTGCTGCAATGGTGGAATAATCGGATGTGA